Proteins encoded by one window of Nicotiana tabacum cultivar K326 chromosome 10, ASM71507v2, whole genome shotgun sequence:
- the LOC107795159 gene encoding UDP-glycosyltransferase 73C4-like produces the protein MAVLTHEQPHFVLFPFMAQGHMIPMIDIARLLAQRGAIITILLTPSNANRFNTVIARAIEIGLKIQVIDLYFPSSEAGIPEGCENCDMLQSIDMMKNFFLATQMLESQVVDLLRELNPLPSCLISDMCFPWTTNVAKRFDIPRIVFHGMCSFSLLCLHNLREWKVLENVDSDTEYFSVPDFPDKVELTKAQLKSLVDPNNPEWEEFAYKMKEAENEAYGIVANSFEELEPEYVKGLRKAKGNKIWTIGPVSLCNKEKQDKAERGSKASIDEHHYLKWLDSKEPLSVLFVCLGSLSRLPTSQMIELGLGLESSKRPFIWVVRHISDEFRKWLNEQNFEERIKEQGILIHGWAPQVLILSHASVGGFVTHCGWNSSIEGISAGVPMITWPLFAEQFCNERLIANVLKIGVKSGVENPVMFLEEEKADTQVNKDDIKMVIEKLMGEEEEAEMRRERAKKLGEIARKAGEEGGSSYLNLTKLIQDVKEQANFGKSI, from the exons ATGGCAGTTCTTACTCATGAGCAACCACATTTTGTGTTATTTCCTTTCATGGCACAAGGCCATATGATACCTATGATAGACATAGCTCGATTATTAGCACAACGAGGTGCTATTATCACAATTCTTTTGACACCCTCAAATGCCAACAGGTTCAATACAGTTATCGCCCGCGCTATAGAGATTGGACTTAAAATTCAAGTAATTGACCTCTATTTTCCAAGCTCAGAAGCAGGGATACCAGAAGGGTGCGAAAACTGCGACATGCTTCAATCTATAGATATGATGAAGAATTTCTTTCTTGCAACTCAAATGCTTGAGTCGCAAGTAGTAGACTTGTTGCGAGAATTAAATCCATTACCAAGTTGTTTAATCTCCGATATGTGTTTTCCTTGGACAACTAATGTTGCCAAAAGATTTGACATTCCTCGGATTGTTTTTCATGGGATGTGTAGCTTTTCTTTGTTGTGTTTACACAATTTGAGAGAATGGAAGGTGTTGGAAAATGTTGATTCTGATACTGAGTATTTTTCAGTGCCTGATTTTCCGGACAAAGTTGAACTAACCAAAGCTCAACTTAAATCGTTGGTAGATCCAAATAATCCTGAATGGGAAGAATTTGCGTACAAAATGAAGGAGGCAGAAAATGAAGCTTATGGTATAGTGGCTAATAGCTTTGAGGAGTTGGAACCGGAATATGTAAAAGGATTGAGAAAGGCCAAAG GTAATAAGATTTGGACAATTGGTCCGGTTTCCTTATGCAACAAAGAGAAACAAGACAAAGCTGAAAGAGGAAGCAAAGCCTCAATAGATGAACACCACTACTTGAAATGGCTCGATTCTAAGGAACCACTCTCGGTCCTCTTTGTTTGTCTTGGAAGTTTATCGCGCTTGCCAACATCACAGATGATAGAACTCGGACTTGGATTAGAGTCTTCTAAACGACCTTTTATTTGGGTTGTTAGACATATCTCAGATGAATTCAGAAAATGGCTAAATGAAcagaattttgaagaaagaattaAAGAACAAGGGATTTTAATCCACGGTTGGGCCCCACAAGTACTAATATTATCACATGCTTCTGTCGGGGGATTCGTGACTCATTGTGGATGGAATTCGAGTATAGAAGGAATATCTGCTGGCGTGCCAATGATCACTTGGCCATTATTTGCTGAGCAATTTTGTAACGAAAGGCTAATTGCGAATGTTCTCAAGATAGGAGTAAAGTCTGGCGTCGAGAATCCTGTTATGTTTTTAGAGGAGGAAAAAGCGGATACACAAGTGAACAAAGATGACATTAAAATGGTTATTGAAAAATTAATGGGTGAAGAAGAGGAAGCAGAAATGAGAAGAGAAAGAGCTAAAAAGCTTGGAGAAATTGCAAGAAAGGCTGGGGAGGAAGGGGGTTCCTCTTACCTGAACTTGACAAAACTAATACAAGATGTCAAAGAGCAAGCTAATTTTGGGAAATCTATTTGA